In one Winogradskyella sp. MH6 genomic region, the following are encoded:
- a CDS encoding cbb3-type cytochrome c oxidase N-terminal domain-containing protein, with the protein MRHLIPSYIRVPVVFFAIAGLIEYFIDSGDKPAFMEQPVILLFLLLVLLFLVAIEGIVGTMDNILYQSLDEEGKARYDAQRAAPSKLSLWMQKIYKKLKGGKPIEEEGEIILDHNYDGIKELDNNLPPWWLYGFYATIIFAFVYMLRYHVFNADDQFAEYEIEYAEANRAIEEYKKTAKDLVDASNVELLTEASDLNAGKAIFETNCVACHLADGGGSIGPNLTDEHWILGGGIKNVFRTISEGGRPGKGMAAWSKEGLKPSEIAQVASYVLQFQGTTPAQGKPAEGDIWVDESAKSSDDTSETEATETEETNQDTNQEEETETEATVENQTVASND; encoded by the coding sequence ATGAGACATTTAATTCCATCATATATTAGAGTACCTGTCGTATTCTTTGCTATTGCAGGACTCATTGAGTACTTTATAGACTCTGGCGATAAGCCAGCGTTTATGGAGCAACCTGTTATTCTTTTATTCCTTTTATTAGTGCTTCTATTTTTAGTTGCAATAGAAGGTATTGTTGGCACCATGGATAATATTCTATATCAGAGTTTAGATGAAGAAGGTAAAGCCAGATATGACGCTCAGAGAGCTGCACCTTCAAAATTATCTTTATGGATGCAGAAAATTTACAAAAAACTAAAAGGTGGTAAACCAATTGAAGAAGAAGGTGAAATCATTTTAGATCATAATTACGATGGTATCAAAGAGTTAGACAACAACTTACCGCCTTGGTGGTTATATGGTTTTTATGCTACTATCATCTTTGCCTTTGTTTATATGTTACGCTACCATGTCTTTAATGCTGACGATCAATTTGCTGAGTACGAAATAGAATATGCCGAAGCCAATAGAGCTATTGAAGAATACAAAAAGACAGCAAAAGACTTAGTAGATGCCAGCAATGTAGAGCTTTTAACAGAAGCTTCAGATCTTAACGCAGGTAAAGCTATTTTTGAAACCAACTGTGTGGCTTGCCATTTGGCTGATGGAGGTGGTAGTATAGGACCAAACCTTACTGATGAACATTGGATTTTAGGAGGTGGAATAAAAAATGTATTTAGAACTATTTCTGAAGGTGGTAGACCTGGAAAAGGAATGGCTGCTTGGTCTAAAGAAGGTTTAAAACCATCTGAAATAGCTCAAGTTGCTAGTTATGTACTGCAATTTCAAGGTACTACACCAGCTCAAGGTAAGCCTGCAGAAGGAGATATCTGGGTAGATGAATCGGCAAAAAGTTCTGATGATACATCTGAAACAGAAGCTACAGAAACCGAAGAGACAAATCAAGACACTAACCAAGAAGAAGAAACCGAAACAGAAGCAACTGTAGAAAACCAAACAGTTGCTTCAAATGATTAA
- a CDS encoding CcoQ/FixQ family Cbb3-type cytochrome c oxidase assembly chaperone codes for MLKFVKHHMESITGIEIYPLISLLIFFIFFVALFYWVFTAKKEYITTVSNIPLDNQNDSQL; via the coding sequence ATGCTAAAGTTTGTAAAACATCACATGGAAAGTATTACTGGGATAGAAATCTACCCACTAATATCACTCTTAATATTCTTCATCTTTTTTGTAGCACTATTTTACTGGGTGTTTACAGCTAAGAAAGAATACATAACAACAGTCAGTAACATTCCTTTAGATAACCAAAACGATTCACAACTATGA